The Channa argus isolate prfri chromosome 22, Channa argus male v1.0, whole genome shotgun sequence genome has a window encoding:
- the LOC137107652 gene encoding dicarboxylate carrier UCP2-like, whose amino-acid sequence MVGIKPTDMVPSAAVKFFGAGTAACIADLLTFPLDTAKVRLQIQGESQKAKGVSATKYRGVFGTITTMVRTEGPRSLYNGLVAGLQRQMSFASVRIGLYDSMKQFYNRGTESAGIVTRLMAGCTTGAMAVAFAQPTDVVKVRFQAQVPLADGGRRYNSTLGAYKTIARDEGVRGLWKGCMPNITRNAIVNCAELVTYDIIKELILKYDLMTDNLPCHFTAAFGAGFCTTVVASPVDVVKTRFMNSGSGQYSSAINCALTMVKNEGPTAFYKGFMPSFLRLGSWNIVMFVTYEQIKRGMTRAQQYWESPF is encoded by the exons ATGGTCGGCATAAAACCCACAGATATGGTTCCCTCAGCAGCAGTTAAGTTTTTTGGAGCAGGCACTGCAGCCTGCATTGCTGACCTTCTCACCTTTCCATTGGATACCGCTAAAGTCAGGCTACAG ATTCAGGGAGAATCTCAGAAAGCTAAAGGAGTCAGTGCAACAAAGTATCGTGGTGTGTTTGGCACCATCACCACCATGGTGCGCACAGAGGGTCCCAGAAGTCTTTACAATGGACTCGTGGCAGGACTGCAGAGGCAGATGAGCTTTGCCTCTGTCCGAATTGGACTCTACGACTCCATGAAGCAGTTCTACAATCGAGGGACAGAGA GTGCTGGCATCGTTACTCGGCTCATGGCTGGCTGTACCACAGGAGCCATGGCTGTGGCTTTTGCACAACCTACAGATGTGGTGAAAGTTCGTTTCCAAGCCCAGGTACCACTTGCTGATGGTGGGAGGAGATACAACAGCACCCTTGGTGCCTACAAGACAATTGCCAGAGATGAGGGAGTACGGGGCCTTTGGAAAG GCTGCATGCCCAACATCACACGTAATGCTATTGTAAACTGTGCCGAATTGGTGACCTATGACATTATCAAAGAACTCATCCTGAAGTATGACCTAATGACAG ACAACCTGCCGTGCCACTTCACAGCTGCCTTTGGTGCAGGCTTCTGCACAACAGTTGTAGCTTCTCCTGTGGATGTAGTCAAGACACGGTTCATGAACTCAGGGTCAGGCCAATATAGCAGTGCCATCAACTGTGCTCTCACCATGGTGAAAAATGAAGGGCCAACAGCTTTCTATAAAGG ATTTATGCCTTCTTTCTTGAGACTGGGGTCTTGGAACATTGTGATGTTTGTGACATATGAACAAATTAAGCGTGGTATGACCAGGGCACAGCAGTACTGGGAGTCACCATTTTGA